A single genomic interval of Daucus carota subsp. sativus chromosome 1, DH1 v3.0, whole genome shotgun sequence harbors:
- the LOC108194368 gene encoding glutaredoxin-C13, whose translation MEKISRMASENGVVIFSKSTCCMCYAVDILFRELLVRPVVHEIDKDPEGREMEKALLRLGCNAPAVPAVFIGGKLVGSTNEVMSLHLSGSLVTLLKPYQAVAS comes from the coding sequence atggagaaaatatcacGAATGGCCTCGGAGAATGGAGTAGTGATCTTCAGCAAAAGCACATGCTGCATGTGCTATGCTGTGGACATTCTGTTCAGAGAACTCCTAGTGAGGCCTGTGGTTCATGAAATTGACAAAGATCCCGAGGGAAGGGAAATGGAGAAGGCCTTGTTGAGGCTGGGATGCAATGCACCTGCAGTTCCAGCAGTGTTCATAGGTGGGAAGCTTGTGGGATCAACCAATGAAGTCATGTCACTCCACTTAAGTGGCTCTCTGGTCACTCTGCTCAAGCCTTATCAGGCTGTGGCTTCTTAA